Proteins encoded together in one Campylobacter peloridis LMG 23910 window:
- the lptE gene encoding LPS assembly lipoprotein LptE codes for MKKYLFSFLSFFLVACGYIPSSQMANKVLGENVFLKINISKQDPENSVYITDILREAMLNKLGRKIVDEHSANSSIVVTMKKLNFTPMVYDRNGYVVNYKAELYLEFILQYKNGKKEIINTKGSYNFDISPNSIISDQARFEAIKNASSEAFDEFISIIAIRGY; via the coding sequence ATGAAAAAATATTTATTTTCTTTCTTAAGCTTTTTTTTGGTAGCTTGTGGGTATATCCCATCTTCACAAATGGCTAACAAAGTTTTAGGGGAAAATGTTTTTTTAAAGATTAATATTAGCAAGCAAGATCCTGAAAATAGTGTATATATTACAGATATTTTAAGAGAAGCAATGCTAAATAAACTAGGTCGTAAAATTGTAGATGAACATAGTGCAAATAGTTCTATCGTAGTTACCATGAAAAAATTGAATTTTACTCCTATGGTATATGATAGAAATGGCTATGTGGTAAATTATAAAGCAGAGCTTTATTTAGAATTTATCTTACAATATAAAAATGGAAAAAAAGAAATTATAAATACAAAAGGAAGTTATAATTTTGACATTAGTCCAAATTCTATCATCAGCGATCAAGCAAGATTTGAAGCAATAAAAAATGCTTCTAGCGAAGCTTTTGATGAGTTTATTTCTATCATAGCAATTAGAGGGTATTGA
- a CDS encoding zinc metallopeptidase, M23 family, translated as MVKDKFTLTITDVNGSRHFLLSQIIKKVVIYFTSFVFVVIVLGALYINYLAEKRSELLKEQEALSAKNSKLFSQNESMQKSLEEKTALYSELQTQLADIEDNLGLKQDESLDIPERLEKVKLTNDQAYLFLTQIPNGHVIPNNGITGDFGWRHHPILNKKEFHPGLDLRAALKTPIHAPANGVVEYAGYSNNGYGYSVILIHNFGFKTVYAHMTRQDVVKAGQFVKKGDLLGYTGNTGLSTGPHLHYEVRFINKLLDPKIFIDLNRKNYEQIFDKERRVPWQSLIKALLLQYPKLQSFQTEQK; from the coding sequence ATAGTGAAAGATAAATTTACACTGACCATAACAGATGTTAATGGTTCTAGACATTTTTTATTAAGTCAGATAATTAAAAAAGTAGTAATTTATTTTACTTCTTTTGTTTTTGTTGTTATTGTTTTGGGTGCATTGTATATTAATTATTTAGCAGAAAAAAGATCAGAATTGTTAAAAGAACAAGAAGCTTTATCGGCTAAAAATAGTAAACTTTTTTCACAAAATGAAAGCATGCAAAAAAGTTTAGAGGAAAAAACAGCACTTTATAGCGAGCTTCAAACTCAGCTTGCAGATATAGAAGATAATTTAGGATTAAAGCAAGATGAAAGTTTAGATATTCCTGAAAGATTAGAAAAAGTTAAATTAACTAATGATCAAGCGTATTTATTTTTAACTCAAATTCCAAATGGACATGTAATTCCAAATAATGGCATTACCGGTGATTTTGGATGGAGACATCATCCTATACTAAATAAAAAAGAATTTCATCCAGGGCTTGATTTAAGAGCAGCTTTAAAAACTCCTATACATGCTCCTGCTAATGGAGTAGTGGAATATGCTGGTTATAGTAATAATGGTTATGGTTATTCAGTAATTTTAATACATAATTTTGGTTTTAAAACAGTATATGCACATATGACTCGCCAAGATGTTGTTAAAGCAGGGCAATTTGTAAAAAAAGGAGATTTATTAGGTTATACAGGAAACACTGGACTTTCAACGGGTCCACATTTGCATTATGAGGTTAGATTTATTAATAAACTTTTAGATCCTAAAATTTTTATAGATTTAAACCGAAAAAATTATGAACAAATTTTTGATAAAGAAAGGAGAGTTCCATGGCAATCTTTAATAAAGGCTCTATTGCTTCAGTATCCGAAACTACAGTCATTTCAAACGGAGCAAAAATAG
- a CDS encoding DEAD/DEAH box helicase has product MQAKLYEYLLNNKTELVICEDDKEADELAQVCLFLKFKTFVLPDFRAEFGSDLRSFSKELFEICKVLNAYHKEKENKILISPIKTILQKLPGKNHLKNINLKRNSFLALEKFKGEILHCGYEFVDIVQDKGEVSIRGDIIDIFAINEEQPFRILLFSDEIESIRYFDIHTQKSIPNEISSIEICPFLSAFNQEQYEKLQERIQNFQSQSIINDVNSLGFWCIDDFYDYLKLNFVSIKKFDVDDFEQNIDKINQNILPEARFCKDLVSSYNYDFFNLHKEQKILVLAKNEALFKVLNLQEFSNIEFKISQERINLITQDKLIVSLNKKEKIKKARKASLILDELRIGDYVVHEDYGIAKFLGLEIIAIAGAKKEFVALGYLNNDKLLLPVENLYMIDKYIGASGGIPLLDKLGKGSFLKLKEKLKEKLFAIASSIVSLAAARALIKAKELKISQNLQDEFINSAGFLYTQDQTKVCQEITQDLKSSQVMDRLLSGDVGFGKTEIAMNAIFTCVKSGFSALFFVPTTLLSTQHFKTLKRRFRPFNIEVFKLDRFTNIKEKKQIMAFLKEKKPCVVVGTHSLLGVECENLGLVVIDEEHKFGVKQKEKLKELSKNSHILSMSATPIPRSLNQALSSLKSYSVLQTPPEDRLDVRTFVRESNDALIKEAISRELRRAGQIFYIHNHIASIDGCKKYLLDLFPNLKILILHSKIDAKTTEEEMIKFENKEYDLLLCTSIVESGIDLANANTIIVENSDRFGMADLHQLRGRVGRSAKQGYCYFLIEDKERVTKDSLKRLTSLESNSYLGSGSVLAYHDLEIRGGGNLLGVDQSGHIEQIGYSLYLKMLEDEINKLSKKEQTQEKKIDLKLNINAFLNSDYISEDRLRLELYRRLSKCMSVNEVYEIESEMNDRFGKPDVFTKQFLDLIIIKILASNHYKLVSNYEQNICFVKDDESKEVIKAKSKDDDDVIEAVLMHLRKSEKA; this is encoded by the coding sequence ATGCAAGCTAAGTTATATGAGTATTTATTAAACAATAAAACAGAACTTGTAATTTGCGAAGATGATAAAGAAGCAGATGAATTAGCTCAAGTTTGTTTGTTTTTAAAATTTAAAACCTTTGTTTTACCTGATTTTAGAGCTGAATTTGGTAGTGATTTACGCTCTTTTTCTAAAGAGCTTTTTGAAATTTGTAAGGTTTTAAATGCTTATCATAAGGAGAAAGAAAATAAAATTTTAATTTCTCCTATAAAGACAATTTTACAAAAATTACCTGGAAAAAATCACTTAAAAAATATTAATTTGAAAAGAAATTCATTTCTTGCTTTGGAAAAGTTTAAAGGAGAAATTTTACATTGTGGATATGAATTTGTAGATATAGTTCAAGATAAAGGTGAGGTTTCAATACGCGGTGATATTATAGATATTTTTGCGATTAACGAAGAACAGCCTTTTAGAATTTTACTTTTTTCAGATGAAATAGAAAGCATAAGGTATTTTGATATTCATACACAAAAATCTATTCCAAATGAAATTTCTAGTATTGAAATTTGTCCATTTTTGAGTGCTTTTAATCAAGAGCAATATGAAAAATTACAAGAAAGAATTCAGAATTTTCAGAGTCAAAGTATTATTAACGATGTTAATTCTTTAGGTTTTTGGTGTATAGATGATTTTTATGATTATTTAAAATTGAATTTTGTTAGTATAAAAAAATTTGATGTAGATGATTTTGAGCAAAATATTGATAAAATCAATCAAAATATTTTGCCTGAGGCAAGATTTTGTAAAGATTTGGTAAGTTCTTATAATTATGATTTTTTTAATTTACATAAAGAACAAAAAATTTTAGTTTTAGCCAAAAATGAAGCACTATTTAAAGTCTTAAATTTACAAGAATTTTCAAATATTGAATTTAAAATTTCTCAAGAAAGAATCAACCTAATAACTCAAGATAAGCTTATTGTATCTTTAAATAAAAAAGAAAAAATTAAAAAAGCCAGAAAGGCTAGTTTAATTTTAGATGAACTTAGAATAGGTGATTATGTTGTGCATGAAGATTATGGCATTGCTAAATTTTTAGGACTTGAAATTATTGCTATAGCGGGTGCAAAGAAAGAATTTGTTGCACTTGGGTATTTGAATAATGATAAACTTTTATTACCTGTTGAAAATTTATATATGATAGATAAATACATTGGTGCAAGCGGTGGAATTCCTTTGCTTGATAAGCTTGGAAAAGGAAGTTTTTTAAAATTAAAAGAAAAATTAAAAGAAAAATTATTTGCTATTGCTTCAAGTATAGTTTCTTTAGCGGCTGCTAGAGCTTTGATAAAGGCAAAAGAGTTAAAAATTTCTCAAAATTTGCAAGATGAGTTTATTAATAGTGCTGGATTTTTATATACTCAAGATCAAACAAAAGTTTGTCAAGAAATTACTCAAGATTTAAAAAGCTCTCAAGTAATGGATAGACTTTTAAGCGGAGATGTGGGTTTTGGCAAAACAGAAATAGCTATGAATGCTATATTTACTTGTGTAAAAAGTGGTTTTAGTGCTTTGTTTTTTGTGCCTACTACTTTACTTTCTACGCAGCATTTTAAAACATTAAAACGAAGGTTTAGGCCTTTTAATATAGAGGTTTTTAAGCTTGATCGTTTTACAAATATCAAGGAAAAAAAGCAAATTATGGCTTTCTTAAAAGAAAAAAAACCTTGTGTTGTGGTTGGAACGCATTCTCTTTTAGGAGTTGAATGTGAAAATTTGGGTTTGGTTGTAATAGATGAAGAACATAAATTTGGGGTAAAACAAAAAGAAAAACTCAAAGAATTAAGTAAAAACTCCCATATTTTATCTATGTCAGCTACTCCTATACCAAGAAGTTTAAATCAAGCTCTTAGCTCTTTAAAATCTTATAGTGTTTTGCAAACTCCACCTGAAGATCGCTTAGATGTAAGAACCTTTGTTAGAGAAAGTAATGATGCTTTGATTAAAGAAGCTATTTCAAGAGAATTAAGAAGAGCAGGACAGATTTTTTATATACACAATCATATAGCAAGTATTGATGGGTGTAAAAAATATCTTTTAGATTTATTTCCAAATTTAAAAATTTTAATCTTGCATTCAAAAATTGATGCAAAAACTACTGAAGAGGAAATGATTAAATTTGAAAATAAAGAATATGATTTATTACTTTGTACTTCTATAGTTGAAAGTGGTATTGATCTAGCAAATGCAAATACCATTATAGTAGAAAACTCAGATCGTTTTGGCATGGCTGATTTACATCAATTAAGAGGAAGAGTAGGGCGTAGTGCTAAACAAGGTTATTGTTATTTTTTAATTGAAGATAAAGAAAGGGTTACAAAAGATTCTTTAAAAAGACTTACGAGTTTAGAAAGCAATTCTTATTTGGGTTCAGGTAGTGTGCTTGCTTATCATGATTTAGAAATTCGAGGTGGTGGGAATTTATTAGGCGTGGATCAAAGTGGGCATATAGAGCAAATTGGTTATAGCTTGTATCTTAAAATGCTAGAAGATGAGATTAACAAACTGAGTAAAAAAGAACAAACTCAAGAGAAAAAAATTGATTTAAAACTCAATATTAATGCTTTTTTAAATAGTGATTATATTAGCGAAGATCGCTTGAGATTAGAACTTTATAGAAGACTTAGTAAATGCATGAGTGTGAATGAAGTATATGAGATAGAAAGTGAGATGAATGATCGTTTTGGTAAACCTGATGTTTTTACTAAACAATTTTTAGACTTAATTATTATTAAAATTCTAGCTAGCAATCATTATAAATTAGTGAGTAATTATGAGCAAAATATTTGTTTTGTTAAAGATGATGAGAGTAAAGAAGTTATTAAGGCAAAAAGCAAAGATGATGATGATGTGATTGAGGCTGTGTTAATGCATTTAAGAAAGAGTGAAAAAGCATGA
- a CDS encoding bifunctional tetrahydrofolate synthase/dihydrofolate synthase: protein MKFKKFLNSKAIFYHKISRFFMFAMYKKYEDYLPKVKNIQIIGTNGKGSTGRFLALLLLEQGYKVGHYTSPHIFEFNERFWLNGQIVSDEILENAHKNLEELFLEDLNKLSYFEYATFLSFFVFKDCDFIVLEAGVGGEYDATSVFKRDFCIFTNIGFDHQDLLGKNLIDIARTKLKAMSNEAFISFKQDQSVLDLAQKIAKIKNVNLHINFLDQNKNIYKVVQEYIQKNNLASFLQDNLFLALGAFLRICNKDEKALIYCIKHLLKLDLKGRCERIKDNLYIDVGHNEMAAKVLVEIFKEKKVHLVYNCFLDKDSYSILKVLKPIIKIVEIYHYESKERALAGDKLIENLEKLNIEYQNFSKIQKNNLYLVFGSFMLVEKFLRGYSER from the coding sequence ATGAAATTTAAAAAATTTTTAAATTCAAAAGCAATTTTTTATCATAAAATCAGTAGATTTTTTATGTTTGCCATGTATAAAAAATACGAAGATTATCTTCCTAAAGTAAAAAATATACAAATTATTGGCACCAATGGTAAAGGTAGCACAGGTAGATTTTTAGCACTTTTGCTTTTAGAACAAGGTTATAAAGTTGGACATTATACGAGTCCGCATATTTTTGAATTTAATGAAAGATTTTGGTTAAATGGGCAGATTGTAAGTGATGAAATTTTAGAAAATGCACATAAAAATTTAGAAGAATTATTTTTAGAAGATCTAAATAAACTTAGTTATTTTGAATATGCTACTTTTTTATCTTTTTTTGTTTTTAAAGATTGTGATTTTATTGTTTTAGAAGCTGGAGTTGGTGGAGAATATGATGCAACGAGTGTATTTAAAAGAGATTTTTGTATTTTTACTAATATAGGTTTTGATCATCAAGATTTATTAGGTAAAAATTTAATTGATATAGCAAGAACTAAATTAAAAGCTATGAGTAATGAGGCGTTTATTAGTTTTAAACAAGATCAAAGTGTATTAGATTTAGCTCAAAAAATAGCAAAAATAAAAAATGTTAATTTGCATATAAATTTTTTAGATCAAAACAAAAACATTTACAAAGTTGTTCAAGAGTATATACAAAAAAATAACTTAGCTTCTTTTTTGCAAGATAATCTTTTTTTGGCTTTAGGTGCTTTTTTAAGAATTTGTAACAAAGATGAAAAGGCATTAATTTATTGTATAAAACATTTATTAAAACTTGATTTAAAGGGAAGATGTGAAAGAATAAAAGATAATTTATATATAGATGTAGGGCATAATGAAATGGCAGCTAAAGTTTTAGTTGAAATTTTCAAGGAAAAAAAAGTTCATTTAGTTTATAATTGTTTTTTAGATAAAGATTCTTATAGTATTTTAAAGGTTTTAAAACCTATTATAAAAATAGTAGAAATTTATCATTATGAAAGCAAAGAAAGAGCATTAGCTGGTGATAAATTGATTGAAAACTTAGAAAAATTAAATATCGAGTATCAAAATTTTTCTAAGATTCAAAAAAATAATTTATATTTAGTTTTTGGTTCTTTTATGCTAGTTGAAAAATTTTTAAGAGGTTATAGTGAAAGATAA
- the groL gene encoding chaperonin GroEL (60 kDa chaperone family; promotes refolding of misfolded polypeptides especially under stressful conditions; forms two stacked rings of heptamers to form a barrel-shaped 14mer; ends can be capped by GroES; misfolded proteins enter the barrel where they are refolded when GroES binds) → MAKEIFFSDEARNKLYEGVKKLNDAVKVTMGPRGRNVLIQKSFGAPTITKDGVSVAKEVELKDSLENMGASLVREVASKTADQAGDGTTTATVLAHAIFKEGLRNITAGANPIEVKRGMDKACEAIVNELKKLSREVKDKKEIAQVATISANSDEKIGNLIADAMEKVGKDGVITVEEAKSINDELNVVEGMQFDRGYLSPYFITNADKMLVELQSPYILLFDKKITNLKDLLPILEQIQKTGKPLLIIAEDIEGEALATLVVNKLRGVLNISAVKAPGFGDRRKAMLEDIAILTGGEVISEELGRTLESATIQDLGQASSVIIDKDNTTIVNGAGEKASIDARVNQIKTQIAETTSDYDKEKLQERLAKLSGGVALIKVGAATETEMKEKKDRVDDALSATKAAVEEGIVIGGGAALIKAKSKISLNLQGDEAIGAAIVERALRAPLRQIAENAGFDAGVVVNTVENSKDENTGFDAAKGEYVDMIQSGIIDPVKVERVALLNAVSVASMLLTTEATISEIKEDKPAMPDMSGMGGMGGMGGMM, encoded by the coding sequence ATGGCAAAAGAAATATTTTTTTCAGATGAAGCAAGAAACAAACTTTATGAAGGTGTTAAAAAATTAAATGATGCAGTTAAAGTTACTATGGGACCAAGAGGCCGTAATGTATTGATACAAAAAAGCTTTGGTGCTCCTACTATCACAAAAGATGGTGTTAGTGTTGCTAAAGAAGTAGAATTAAAAGATTCTTTAGAAAATATGGGTGCTTCTTTAGTAAGAGAAGTAGCTAGCAAAACAGCTGATCAAGCTGGTGATGGAACAACTACAGCAACCGTTTTAGCTCATGCGATTTTTAAAGAAGGTTTAAGAAACATAACAGCTGGAGCAAATCCTATAGAAGTTAAAAGAGGTATGGATAAAGCTTGCGAAGCTATAGTAAATGAGCTTAAAAAATTATCTCGCGAAGTAAAAGACAAAAAAGAAATAGCTCAAGTTGCTACAATATCAGCAAATTCTGATGAAAAAATAGGAAATTTAATAGCTGATGCTATGGAAAAAGTAGGCAAAGATGGTGTTATAACCGTTGAAGAAGCAAAATCTATAAATGATGAATTAAATGTAGTAGAAGGTATGCAATTTGATAGAGGATATTTAAGTCCTTATTTTATAACAAATGCTGATAAAATGCTAGTTGAATTACAAAGTCCTTATATATTGTTATTTGATAAAAAAATAACAAATTTAAAAGACTTATTGCCTATATTAGAACAAATTCAAAAAACAGGAAAACCTCTTTTAATAATAGCTGAAGATATAGAAGGAGAAGCTTTAGCAACTTTAGTTGTGAATAAATTAAGAGGTGTTTTAAATATATCAGCTGTAAAAGCTCCTGGATTTGGTGATAGAAGAAAAGCTATGCTTGAAGATATAGCTATTTTAACTGGTGGTGAAGTTATTTCAGAAGAATTAGGTAGAACATTAGAAAGTGCTACTATACAAGATTTAGGACAAGCATCAAGTGTTATAATAGATAAAGATAATACTACAATAGTAAATGGTGCTGGCGAAAAAGCAAGTATAGATGCAAGAGTTAATCAAATCAAAACTCAAATCGCTGAGACAACAAGTGATTATGATAAAGAAAAATTACAAGAAAGATTAGCAAAATTAAGTGGAGGAGTAGCTTTGATAAAAGTAGGAGCTGCTACAGAAACTGAAATGAAAGAGAAAAAAGACAGAGTTGATGATGCATTAAGTGCTACAAAAGCTGCTGTTGAAGAAGGTATAGTAATAGGCGGTGGAGCTGCGCTTATAAAAGCAAAATCAAAAATTAGCTTAAATTTACAAGGTGATGAAGCAATAGGTGCTGCAATAGTAGAAAGAGCTTTAAGAGCACCTTTGAGACAAATTGCTGAAAATGCTGGATTTGATGCTGGAGTGGTAGTAAATACGGTTGAAAATAGCAAAGATGAAAACACAGGATTTGATGCTGCAAAAGGTGAATATGTAGATATGATACAATCAGGTATTATAGATCCTGTAAAAGTAGAAAGAGTTGCTTTATTAAATGCTGTTTCTGTTGCTAGTATGCTACTTACTACTGAAGCGACAATAAGTGAAATCAAAGAAGATAAACCTGCTATGCCTGATATGAGTGGTATGGGTGGAATGGGAGGTATGGGTGGAATGATGTAA
- a CDS encoding bactofilin domain-containing protein, producing the protein MAIFNKGSIASVSETTVISNGAKIEGKFFFDSMLHLDGEITGVINSSNVIVIGKSGVLKGQVRASKIVINGIFEGEMNVDSLEILSGGVLNGNIVVKQLSIENGGKFNGSSKIIEKEEELATIDVSVENSENAS; encoded by the coding sequence ATGGCAATCTTTAATAAAGGCTCTATTGCTTCAGTATCCGAAACTACAGTCATTTCAAACGGAGCAAAAATAGAGGGTAAGTTTTTCTTTGATTCAATGCTTCATTTAGATGGTGAAATCACTGGTGTGATTAATTCTTCTAATGTTATAGTTATAGGTAAAAGTGGAGTTTTAAAAGGACAAGTTAGAGCTAGTAAAATAGTCATTAATGGAATTTTTGAAGGAGAGATGAATGTTGATTCTTTGGAAATTTTATCAGGTGGTGTGCTTAATGGAAATATCGTAGTAAAACAATTAAGCATAGAAAATGGCGGAAAATTTAACGGAAGTAGTAAGATAATTGAAAAAGAAGAAGAGCTTGCAACTATAGATGTTAGTGTAGAAAATTCAGAAAATGCAAGCTAA
- the hpf gene encoding ribosome hibernation-promoting factor, HPF/YfiA family translates to MNTSIVGKQFELTESIKEYVEKSFDALSKYGLDVISARCVISADERHGKKGFWAEFSINLAGINTVVVKQKDKDLYAAIDLAIDRISKVLRRLHDKNITHKHQDEIKESFVLPSVVEEDEIVPTELELYKPLEIEEALEKLKASKDIFLVFNDIDAKMRVLFKKKDGKFGLY, encoded by the coding sequence ATGAATACAAGTATAGTTGGAAAGCAATTTGAGCTAACTGAGTCTATAAAAGAGTATGTAGAAAAAAGTTTTGATGCTTTAAGTAAATACGGCTTAGATGTGATTTCTGCGCGTTGTGTTATAAGTGCTGATGAAAGGCATGGAAAAAAAGGATTTTGGGCTGAATTTAGCATTAATTTAGCTGGTATTAATACTGTAGTGGTTAAACAAAAAGATAAAGATTTATACGCTGCAATAGATTTAGCAATTGATAGAATTTCTAAAGTTTTAAGAAGATTACATGATAAAAATATTACTCACAAACATCAAGATGAGATAAAAGAAAGTTTTGTGTTGCCAAGTGTGGTAGAAGAAGATGAAATAGTCCCAACCGAACTTGAGTTGTATAAGCCTTTAGAAATTGAAGAAGCATTAGAAAAGTTAAAAGCAAGTAAAGATATATTTTTAGTTTTTAACGATATTGATGCTAAAATGAGAGTCTTATTTAAGAAAAAAGATGGAAAATTTGGTTTATATTAA
- the groES gene encoding co-chaperone GroES has translation MNFQPLGKRVLVKRVEETKTTASGIIIPDNAKEKPLMGEVIAVSKEVEDIKANDKVVFAKYGGSEIKLNNEEYLVLNTDDILGILN, from the coding sequence ATGAATTTTCAACCTCTAGGAAAGCGTGTATTAGTTAAACGCGTTGAAGAAACTAAAACAACTGCTTCAGGTATTATTATACCAGATAATGCTAAAGAAAAACCATTAATGGGTGAAGTTATAGCTGTAAGCAAAGAAGTAGAAGATATCAAAGCAAATGATAAAGTTGTATTTGCTAAATATGGCGGAAGTGAAATAAAACTTAACAATGAAGAATATTTAGTTTTAAATACTGATGATATTTTAGGAATTTTAAATTAA
- a CDS encoding 3-methyladenine DNA glycosylase has product MSGYEIFKALINANIEYKDFEWLENSNLSEFEILISVVLTQNTNWKNVLKALANLKQANITKLDNLQNLSTQDLALLIKPSGFYNTKAKYIKNFIQKYFQDFSSFEIFKDAVDREWLLGIKGFGQESADGILNYICKKEVLVVDAYSAKIANYLGYEYQSYDELADFFKKDIAKNQQELSILLKKECELYELYQIFHALIVSFCKMHFQGKKVSLEGAAMLDPLKF; this is encoded by the coding sequence ATGAGTGGGTATGAAATTTTTAAAGCTTTAATTAATGCAAATATTGAGTATAAAGATTTTGAATGGTTAGAAAATAGTAATTTAAGTGAATTTGAAATTTTAATTTCTGTGGTTTTAACGCAAAATACTAACTGGAAAAATGTATTAAAAGCTTTGGCAAATTTAAAACAAGCAAATATCACAAAATTAGATAATTTACAAAATTTAAGCACACAGGATTTAGCACTTTTAATAAAACCAAGTGGATTTTATAATACCAAAGCAAAATATATTAAAAATTTTATTCAAAAATATTTTCAAGATTTTAGTTCTTTTGAAATTTTTAAAGATGCGGTAGATAGAGAATGGCTTTTAGGTATTAAAGGTTTTGGTCAAGAAAGTGCAGATGGAATTTTAAATTATATATGCAAAAAAGAAGTTTTAGTGGTAGATGCTTATAGTGCAAAAATAGCTAATTATTTAGGCTATGAGTATCAAAGTTATGATGAATTAGCAGATTTTTTTAAAAAAGACATAGCTAAAAATCAGCAAGAATTAAGTATTTTGCTAAAAAAAGAATGTGAGTTATATGAGCTTTATCAAATTTTTCATGCTTTAATTGTTTCATTTTGTAAAATGCATTTTCAGGGTAAAAAAGTTTCTTTAGAAGGTGCTGCTATGTTAGATCCTTTAAAATTTTAA